The genomic window AAGGGGTGGATCATGTCCACCACAGGGCCCCTGTGAGGCACCACCCCAGCTGATGGTGGTGGTTGGGGAGGGCCACTGCTGCCCTCCCAGGACCAGAAGCCATAAACACGACTGCAAAACCATTTGTCACTGGAAAATCGTTTTTTATTGAGATCCCACCAGCTGCACAATTCCTTCTGGACATCAAGCgccttcttcctttgcaattcGGTCCTTCTTGAGTGGTCCCTGTGGAGAGAGGTGCAGGGGTAAGGTTCCAGTTGGAGACAGGCAGCCAGACAGACCAGCAGACCCAGACGCAGGCAGGGTGCACCCCTCTCAGGGCCTCGAGGCCAGCCCAGGCTTTCCACACCAGCTCCACGAGGAGAGCAGCGCGGGGGCCGGCAGGCTGcagccaccccaccccaggcagaggcAGCACGCCGGGATGCTCACCATGAACGCCTTCTTCTCCTCCACGGTCTGGAAGCGGCCATGGCCAAATTTGGAGGTGGTGTCGATGAACTTGAGATCAATCTTCTCCAGGGCCCTGCGTTTGGTCTGCACCAGCAAGGACTGCAGGGGAAGGAACAGTCACCGAGAGCCAAGCCCTCCTCAGCTCCAACCACCCACACGACATAGCCACAGCCAGAGGAGCAACTCAACCCAATTTCAGTGCGGGGGCAGTAAGGCCGCCCAGGAGTAAAGCTGCCCCACCTTTACCCCTCACCCTGTCCAGCTCCCACAAAGGGACACTCCCTCCACCACGAGGGACAAGGCCAAAGAAGCCAAGAGGCCTCAAGGCCCGACTGGGGATTACCTTCTCCCACAACCTGGCGTCAACAGCACGAGAACCAGCCCGGGCCCTGGCATCCCCCCACGAGGCTCCAGCCCTGCACCTCCATCTGCTCAGCCTCCCCTCTCCAGCTCAGCAGGGGTAAGCTGGGTGCAGAGCCAACCACCCAGAGGTCCCCGGCTCACCTTGCGGAGGGTAAGCACCCGCTTCTTGGTCCCCACCACACAGCCTTTCAGCATGACAAAGTCATTGGTCACCTCACCGTAGTGGACAAAACCACCCTGGGGAAAAAGGCCAAAGGGTCAGCAAAGATCGGGTTGAAGACAGGCAAACTCCTCCCCAAGCGTGCAACCTGCCCTCAGCTCAAAGGCAGAGCCCCTTCACCAGCCCACCTGGGCCAGGGCCATCAGCAGCTTAAAGCTGGGTGCCAGGATCAGGTCATGACTGCCAAAACCCCAGGTGGGCCTTGGTAGCACCTGGGTCCCCACCCATGGGCCACCCAGCAAGACCTCAGGGGGCTCTGGGGAAGCAGGACGGGGCGAGTTTGTTTGCAGGGGTGCTGGCAGAACCCTGCCGCCATTCCTCACCAGGGGGTTGATGCTCTTGTCCGACAGGTCGTAGTCCGTGGAGGCGTTGTTCTTGATCAGCTTGCCGTCCTTGATAAGGTAGCCCTGGCCAATCTTGTAGATCTGCACATAGGAAGAGCATGTGAGCAGCAAGGCTTGGGAAGGGCGAACCCGGGCAGGAAACCTTGAGAACATACAGGGTGAAAGGACCCCAGGGGGCTGGCCTGCAGTGGAGGGCATGCGAAAGCAGCTGGGACCTCAGAAGGAAAAGCTGGAGGCCCAGTGCTTGTCTGTAAGGTGGCTGGGCCAGGCCCAACACAGGGCCATACGAGTGGCACCGCAAACTTAGTTCTCGTGAACAGAGCCCGAAGGGCCCGACAAAGCTCTTTTGCCTGGTCACACCGAAGGATCAGCTTCGTTTAAGGTGAAGGTGGTACCTTACAAAGCACTTGGCATCCAAGAGCCCAAATTACTCTTCCCTGACAAGAGCAACTGACTCCATGTGATTCCACGAGGAAGGAGTGGCAATGCCCAATCCTGGCTCTCCTGCCCCCACATCAGCAGCAGCTGACACTCACCTTCTTGTTGATCTCAGTGCGGTGGTGGTACCCTTTCTGTCCAGCCCGAGCCACAGAGAAGGCCACGCGGGCAGGATGCCACGCCCCAATACAGGCCACCTTGCGCAGCCCTCGGTGGGTCTTGCGAGGCAGTTTCTTGGTGTGCCAGCGGCTGGTGACACCTGGCATGGACACAAGAGTTACTGGGACATCTGCACCTTCAGAGACCTAGCAATCACCCAACTGGCACTCATCTTACTATATTTgagttacagtaaaaaaaaaaagctcaagaaGTACACTGGAGAAACAAGTAGAACCTGTATTTATTGAGTATCAACCCTCAAATCCCCATGACTTCTCCCCTCTTGTAATTTTGCAAATGGTACGGTTCAGATGTATGAGTTCTACGTAGGAagctgtcccccacccccacacgaCCCCAGGTGTCTGTGCCCACAGGGCTGTTCTCAGAAGGAAGGCAGCATGGAATGTTTCCTCAGATTGACTCAGGCGCTGTGCCCAGCGCTCATTCCACAGTTTCATCACTGAACAGCTGGGCCTGCAACCCCTTCCCACAAAAACATGGGCCTCTGGTCAATGCCAAGCTCACCTTTGTAGCCCTTGCCCTTGGTCACGCCAATGACATCGATCATCTCATCTTGCCCGAACACTTGGCTCACAGGGACCTGCTGCTCCAGCCTCTCCCGGGCCCAGTCCAGCTTCTCAGCCACTGTGCCGCCGTTCACCTGGATCTCCATCAGGTGGGCCTTCTTCTGGCGCAGAGGGAGCAGGCGCATCTAGGAGGGAAATGGAGCTGTAACCTCGGGAAGACCTGGATCTTGGGATGGGGGGGTGACAAGAACCCATGCGAATGGGTAGGTGCCTTTGAACAAACCCCTCCCGATCTTTCTTAGGTTTCCCTATGAACAAAAGCTCACTGGACTTTTCTCTCTGCAACTGCCTTGAcaagccactttttttttttttaagacaatgcAGCAAGTAATTAAGACAAAAAGCTgtgaaaaataaccaaaaaacttTACTGAAAGGTTGGCCCAACACTGCCAGATAGAACTTTTCTTCAGCAGTGTAAATTTAAGGTGtgctatacacacacacaactaaCCAGGAGGCCACTGAGCACTGGATATGCACTGGATATGCACAGGTGAAACTGAACAAGGGAATCTGAACACAAAAGAGCCCTCCTGGGATGTTCCCGGGCTTGCTTGCTGTGACTAGAGGTGCTGGTCACCCAGTTCACAGCCTGAGCACTATCAGGAAGGCTGAGCAGGGAACCCGGGGGCAGTGGTACAGACCCAGAACAGAATCACATGGAATTTGATCCAAGTGGAGGCACCAAGCAACCGAGGGGCTCGCCAGCTCAGACCGCCAGGCTTCCTACACCTTACCAGAGCCCTATCAATAAGGCTAAACATGAGTTAAACAGTTGAAGGCTTTTCTGAGGCAAGGTATGGTTTCTCTTTTGAAGGCCAATGGGGACACAGTGCCCTCTACTGGTACCGAAAAGACCTGCCCATGTGTGGGCATCATCCACGTTCTCAAGCAAGCCAAAGCCCAGTCTGTCCAAGGTGTGGCAGTGTCTCGGCCATGCTGCTGTTGAACTTCAAGCAACCCCAAGCTACTGAGTGGCCTCTCCTGCACGAAGAATTTAAGTTCAAGGAACCTGAACCTGTCCCACCCTCCCAGAATCCTGAGGCTCTACAGTCTTAGATGAGCAACACAGAAGATAACCAAGCCTCCAAAAGGGGTGGCAAAGGCCACATAATCATCTAGATCATAAATGACAGGAAGGGGTGCCAAGTAAGCCCCTCGTGGGCACCATGGGGGGGCGGTGCTCACCTGGGTGTGTGCAATGACACGGATGACCTGGCAGTACTTCTTCATGCTACTGAAGTCCTTCTCCAGCTGCTTTTTGCCATCATCATCCTGCCACTTCTTGCAGTACTTGGTGAAGGCCTTCTTCTTAGACTTATGCCTTCAGGAGCAGAGCAGAGTTGGGAAGGGGGCCGGGGCCAAGCCTTCATCACCTCTCCAAGGAGGGGTGAGCGGGAGGCACACTGGCACCACAGGGGGATGGGGCTCTTTGCCGGCTTCTAAGGAGCCTTTTCCACCGGCAAGCGGAGCCTGGATGGAGCTCATCGGACAGAGCCGAGCGGAGCTGAGCAGAGGGCCACAAGGTTAATGTCAGGTACAAACATTCAAACAGACGCTAATTCTTGCTCCAGTTTGGCCATTAAATAGGGTATTAGAAAAGTTCCAATCGAACTCAGAGGGGGTGCACTATTTACTTACAAGAGGGTAAACATGAAAATGTCGAGCCAGGGAGTAGGAATTATCCTGCTCTTTCTAGCTGGCTCTCAATCGCCCCCAGCAACCAGGTAAGACTAGTGTATCTTCAGCCATCACAACCCAGTGCCCAATAACCTGAACACGGTATGTAAAGTCAAGGGAGGGGTGCTGCTCTCTGGTCAGGAACCCAATGGTCACCCTAAGGCCTCTGTCCCCAAGGACTGTTCAGGCACCTAGACCTGGGGCCAGAGCACTTCCTCCCTTGCAGACGGCACCCCCTTCTACCTAGGCCCTAACCTAGAACCTGCCCGGCTTTCACCTTCTCACCAGTTCTTGTAGAAACGTCGTTTGCACTCATCGCTGATATGCTCGGCAAAGACAGTCTTGAAGGTACGGAGGCCACGAGGGGTCTCTACATAGCCCACCACGCCCACGACCACCATGGGTGGGGTCTCCACGATGGTCACCGCCTCGACCACTTCCTTCTTGTTCACCTCTGCAGAGAAACCAGGTTATCAGGCTGGAGCCAGCTGACCCTCCCTGATACCCAGTCAGCCAAGTATCTGTTTTACATTTCCTGTGTTCAGTGCTCAACTACCACAGAAAGCTCTACCAGACAAATTTCTTTAATTGCCTAATACAAAACAGTGCTAAGCATTACCAAGTGTAGGCAGACTGTTAATGTAGGACTCTAAGATCCTCTACTAACAGCAGCAGTACcaaatcatgtataaaatggaaaaatccactgtttttaatataatcactACTCTACTATCTGATAGGCTTTGATACCTAAATGTTTCCCCGTAGGAGTCAGGCCACCCTCTTCGGACCACTTGGCCCCATTTCCAGTTCACTGCCCCCTCCTTCCCCCGCCAGCTTGGAGGATGTACATACTGGACCCTGGCCGATCGACTTCCCGCACGATGTGGGTCATGCCGGCCTTGTAGCCCAGGAAGGCCGTGAGGTGGACGGGTTTGGAGGAGTCATCCTTGGGGAAGCTCTTCACCTTCCCGCGGTGCCGGCTGCTGCGCTTCCGAGGCAAGAAGCCCAGGGACCCATGCCTGGGAGCCGAGAACTTCCTGTGGGACTAGGAGAAAATGACCAACGTTTAACACGCACTCGCCTCTGGTTCCCAGCTCCCCGAACCCTGAAGAGAATTCTCTGCCATGGCGAATCCTAACCCAACCAACCCCAGGTTCACTGGCTAAATTAGGTTATTTTTCCAGATCGCATTCATTGGAATTTGGAGTTGAACCTTCAGTCCAATCCTCTCGTTTTACTACTGTTCATTCACTTACAAAGGAAAACAGCACACAAACTACACCATGAAGGATGTCCTTAAATGAATCTTAAGGACCCCAAGGGGACTGGAGAAAATGGCTCCAGCTCCCAGAGGAGCTGGACTGACGCAGGCCACTAGAACTCGACAGAGCCCCAATCAGAACATTGACAATCAGCACAGAGTTCTCTGTCCGCCCGTCAATAAATTCATCACATGTGGTTTCTGGGAATTCCAGAGGCCTTAGAAACTAGACCCACCGATCCGGGCGGCCTCCTCTTGCAATCTGCTTAAACTTCACCTCCCAGCTCAGCAAGGCTTAAAGCACTGCCCAGCTTCTTCCACTCAGAACAAAGGCGTGCCTAGGCAAAGGCCTCATGGCCGTATAACACTAAGACTTAAACTAGCACGACGAAAAGACGCAGAAATGACCCACGACTTGTGGCCAGCCTCCAGATTCAAGGCCGCGCACCCGCACGTCCCAAGCCCAATCCCCTAAGGATCCCTTTTCTCTGGCTTAGTGCTTTCAAGAAATGAACCTGGCTCCGGAACCCCCTAAATCCTCCATATTCCTAGAACAGGACCCCGGCGCCAGCCAAGCCGACGGCGACCGCAACGGCGCGCTGCGGCCTCAGCCATGCCAAGGCCGCAGGCAGCGAAGCAGCGAAGCCGCCACGAGGACACCCACCATGACGCCACCGAGTGCCGCCAGTAGAGGACTTGACGCGCGCGGCGCGAGGCATATAAAGTCTGCTCTGGTCCCGCCCCTTCCGGCGTGCGAGCGCGCGCCCGCGGCGGACgtcgggcggggggggggcaggctgtCGGAGCCACTTCCACGCACGCTCTTTCAGGGCCAGCGTTCCTCGGTACGTGGACGTCAGCTTCGGAGGCGGGGATTAGAGGTTCTACGGCGACTGACTGGGTTCAAACTTAGTGAAAAGCCGATGGGAGGCAGGCAAGGGTTTTGGAATGCGACAAATCTACGGCGCTCGTCAGCAGCCAAATAAAATGAAGCGGACCATACCTTTGAAGGAAAATGGCTGCACCTGTTGTGTTCGTGGAAAATACAGAACCCCCGGAATTGAATAATCCTGCTGTGGGCTTCAGATCCCAAGCGCTTTCACACGCGATATCCCATTTGAGTCCCACACAATAGGTCAACATTGTTGCCATTTTGCCGGTGAAGAAACATGTTGGAGAGGAAAGGCTGAAAACCCTGGTTTCCTGGCTTCCAAACCCAGTGCTGCGATTTTGTGCAACCTTCCACAAGCCCCCACCCCGGCTATTTCTCCGAGTATGCAGCTGGAGTGGGCCCGCGCTTGATTCTGAGGATCCCGGAGGCGGCCAGGGGCTGGCGAAGCCTGCAGGGCAGTCTCGACCTGAGATAGGGCTGAGTTAGGGGCCCAGCCTTCCCTCTTTCCCGACCCACAGTGCGTGGGGGCCCTTCTTGCTCTCTGCCTGGGCTTCCCGTCATTCAAGAGGTTCCATACTGCTCTCTCTGTCTCAGATCTTTCTAAGAACCCAATCTCCTCTTTTTACTTCTCACGACCACCCTTTTCCTTAGGATGATGCATTTGGTTCCTGAGGCTGCCGCCCAAGGCTTTGCCGGAACTGGCTTCTTGTCCAGTATCGTCGCTGCACACGCACAGACTCCCATATTATCATCTTCCACCGGCTCATGGTCTCCTTTGATTCTAGACCGGCTTTTGCGCCAACCGttgttaaaaaacattttctcatTCAGTCCTCACACCACCCCTGAGGAAGTCCTCAGTACTTACTGGAAATCTTTGGGGCCAAATGTGTTTCAAAAGTCAGCATTTTAACAGTTTTAGAAAAGTAATGTGGGGCACATGCCTCTTATTAGGTAATCCTCCTGATATGGGCTATGTGTGGGggcttgttggaaactgaggcacagtggcctctcaaggagagaagcACTGTCttcatggctacacttgcaacctaggGAATGCGATAATTAAGAGTTCTGGGCAAacgggatgaagctgttaaaggctgaaagaaaagatgagcacataccttttgtagtgaatagaacacttagactttgtaccttgagataagttttttttaatcccttaggctatgggtaatgctgatagttaatacgtgcTGCTACTTGATGTCACGTACTATGCTTATTGGCATGTAAGCTACGTATGCCTGCCTCTTGTCATGTACattggggtatatagagagccccttgtaaacaataaagttgtctgaggagttattactcgcagacaCCCTGATCCCAGCactcttgttctttttctctcgctcGTTCTTGcactttgtttccttctcccttttctctttctttcattcccaatacgggtccaaatctccaacaggggCTGTGCgtctcttcatgaataacctaGGCTGTGTGTGTCAGACAATAAGAACTGCCGCCCacctttcataaccatgccaaccactccagtcccagaaagccAATGAAGTGATAATAGGctctgtattagtcggccaaaggggtgctggtgcaaaataccggaaactggttggtttttataaagggtacttatttggggtaggagctttcacataccaggccgtaaagcataagttacttccctcaccaaagtctacttggagcaagatggctgccaacgtctgggagggttcaggcttcctgggttcctacgttcctggggcttgcttttctctggcttcaagattccttcctgcctggggctggcttctctttcctctgtgtgctgacttcccagggctccagtttaagtcttcagcatcaaactccaaaatcaaaactccaacattaaaagccctcaactctgttcttcgccacgccttttatctgtgagtccccacggggtggggactccaccctaatcataactcaattgtgcccaggtacaggtcagactacaagcataatccaatatttctttttggaattcatcaataatatcaaactgcgacAGGCTCTATAAACCTTGGATATTCAGAgagaatgcaaactaaatatgttaatataAGTTTACTAGAAATATGCGGAAtatgtgctaattcaagcttatcttgTACTCAAACAAATTTGACTCCTgattcctacatcctctgtataaaaggaatccaaaaatCTTATTAGGGCTTAGGTTTTttaacagaaaacttcccaagccCGGCCAGTcatttaataaattttccttcccaaaattattactgagtcctggccttccatacgcaatcattgaatctctctgcttccacaacatttctGGGGGTGCACCCGGGATTGCAATGAAGgtgagaaatgggaacacttcgCTACCCCTTTCAGATATctccgaggaagccgggaggcctcaggtgaaccccaaatttGGGCACCCCTGGACTCCTTTCAGTCCAGAAAAAAAATGTGGGCTCTGCTGGAATCTTCCCGGGAACAATCGGCTGCACCAGAAATCTAAAAGGaaattctgggaacgaaaaaccTCCACACACCAGGTAAGATGTCCTCAGGGGggcatagtgtcaggaaaacctaactttaaacattagaaggggagcctgatcagctccAAAAAGAGGACCCCAGTAACTCCAGAAATTCGGGAGTAAgctgtcttctccaggtctgaagaaaagaaaaaagcctggTGTTTAAGTTTAGCTAACTGCACGTTAGCATCTGATTCTGGTCCTGCCTCCACTAAGATAGCAAAGGtttgataatagtgaaaaaggacattgatgggtttaagtcctaatgcatcctgaaaaattggtctggatttggaaatTCTTGGTTATAGGAAAATGGATTCATTTTCTTGGTCTGATTatgagttaaacagtggaaaagtttAGCCAGAAATAAGTCTTTGTTTTAGTGCTAGATTGCAGatgagcttgttttgtaaacagcaggGTAGACAAAAGTCCTGTTAAACATTTGGTGTTGAAAGTCCCCCTTCCCTAGGGTTGTAATAGTCGAAGGGCTGCAGCTCAGAGGCAGCCGTGCCAGAGGGATAAAAAGTATGGGTCGGATTGATGGGCTTTGTGCTTGTCTGTATTTATTCGATGCCAGTGTGTGTTTTCATGCCTCCAGATAGTAgtgttatattttgtaaaatgataAACTTTGATTGGGCAGGAGCCCCGCCCCCATTAACAAAGGAGTAGaataattatagtttataaagcagaccttGGAGTCTGAACATGTGTGTGCTCCACTCTTTTCCTGCTCTTGTgcgctgctctcaccattttccgGGACTCAGGAATTCTCCGCATCCATGTCCATGCCACGCACCCAGGTTTATTAAATCTGGCCCCAGTTAAAATGGCTGGGTCATAGAACAGTGGCTTGAATCATGGcctgccaagacagaggtccCTCTGGGAGAACACCAGGCCTGCAAAGCTTCatcaagccattttagcagccaTTGTCCTGGGACATGCCGGCcattgccttctcctgccccctcccctggggggGTGCATGGCAATGGCCAAGAGCTGAGGGCTTAACCCCTCCCAGCAGGTCCATGCCTTTGCAAGCCCTGCTCCTGTCTGACCACACCCAGCTGCCTGGGAAGGGGGAGGTAGAAAGGTGccaggcagggaagcagacttggcccaactgatagggcgtccacgtaccacatgggaggtccacggttcaaaccccaggcttccttgaaccatgtggagctggcccccgtgcagtgctgatgtgcacaaggagtgctgtgccacacaggggtgaaccccacataggggagccccacgtgcaaggagtgcaccctgtaaggagagccacccagtgtgaaagaaagtgcagtctgcccaagaatggcaccgcacacacagagagctgacacagcaagatgactcaacaaaaagaaacacagattcccagtgccgctgataaggatagaagcaatcacagaagaacacaacatagtaaatggacacagagagcagacaactggggagagaaataattaaaaaaaaaaaaaaaatctgttaaaaaaaaaaaaaaaagaaaggcaccGGGCAGAGCCAGGATGAATGCAATGGAAATTCCTTTCCCCAGGGCAATCACaggccaaaatacctttgcatgaTTAACCTCTGCCCATGTTTTGCCTTTCTGGATTTCTTTTTGcaggtttgtgttaaaatgttttaaaatgttctaaaagctATGAAACTGGTAAAGTGCCTTTATCT from Dasypus novemcinctus isolate mDasNov1 chromosome 12, mDasNov1.1.hap2, whole genome shotgun sequence includes these protein-coding regions:
- the RPL3 gene encoding large ribosomal subunit protein uL3, producing the protein MSHRKFSAPRHGSLGFLPRKRSSRHRGKVKSFPKDDSSKPVHLTAFLGYKAGMTHIVREVDRPGSKVNKKEVVEAVTIVETPPMVVVGVVGYVETPRGLRTFKTVFAEHISDECKRRFYKNWHKSKKKAFTKYCKKWQDDDGKKQLEKDFSSMKKYCQVIRVIAHTQMRLLPLRQKKAHLMEIQVNGGTVAEKLDWARERLEQQVPVSQVFGQDEMIDVIGVTKGKGYKGVTSRWHTKKLPRKTHRGLRKVACIGAWHPARVAFSVARAGQKGYHHRTEINKKIYKIGQGYLIKDGKLIKNNASTDYDLSDKSINPLGGFVHYGEVTNDFVMLKGCVVGTKKRVLTLRKSLLVQTKRRALEKIDLKFIDTTSKFGHGRFQTVEEKKAFMGPLKKDRIAKEEGA